The genomic window TCGCCGCGCGTCGGCAGGCTACCGTATTTCGCCATGATCTTCTGGCCGTCCATCGAATAGATATATTCGAGGAACTCCTTCACCGCGTCGATCCTCTTCGTGCCCTTGGTGATGACGAAATTGTCGCCGCCGGCGAACGACGAAGGCTTCCCGTCGACACCCGGGATGAGCGTCACGCCGAAATTGATGTCCGGATGCTGGGTGACCAGCGTTCCGATGGCGAACGCACCGAGGCTCTGCTGGCCGATCTTGCCGTTGGTGAAGGTCAGGAAGTTGGCGCCGGTGTCGCTGGCCGCACCCGCCGGCACGAGGTCCTTTTTGACCATGTTGCGGTAGATGTCGACGGCCTTGCGCATCTGAGGCGTATCGAGCGTCGCCGTCTTGCTGTCGGCCGACAGGATGTCGGCGCCCGCGCCCCAGACGAGCGGCGTGAAAGTGAAGATCATGCAGCCGCCGCAGCCGCCGCCGGAGAAATAGAAACCGTAGGTATCGTCACCCAATGCGCGGATCTTCTCGGCATTGGCGGTGATTTCGTCCCAGCTCGCCGGCGCCTTCTCCGGGTCGAGGCCGGCCTTTTTGTAGAGATCCTTGTTCCAGGCGAAGACTGACGTTTCCACAGAAAGCGGCAGGCCGTAGACCCGATCCTGGTAGGTGCCGAGGCGAACATGCGAGGGCGAAAGCGAATTGAAATAGGGAAGCGATTTCGCCCAGTCCGTCAGGTCTTCCAGCTGGCCGGCCGCGGCAAAAGCGGGATTGTAGATCAGGTCCATCGACAGTGCGTCCGGCGCCTGCCCGCCGGCAATCGCCGTCGCATATTTCTGCACGAGTTCGGAGAACGGCACTTCGGTCACCACGACCTTGTTGTCGTGGCTGGTATTATAGGCTTCGACGACCTTCTTGAAAGCGTCGCCGATGCCCGTGCGAACCCACATTTCGACGTTTTCGGCGGCTGATGCGGCCGACACCAGACACAAGGTAGCGATGCCGGTCGCCGCCAATAGACGCTTGATCATGACATTCCTCCCGATATGGC from Rhizobium sp. Pop5 includes these protein-coding regions:
- a CDS encoding sugar ABC transporter substrate-binding protein; this encodes MIKRLLAATGIATLCLVSAASAAENVEMWVRTGIGDAFKKVVEAYNTSHDNKVVVTEVPFSELVQKYATAIAGGQAPDALSMDLIYNPAFAAAGQLEDLTDWAKSLPYFNSLSPSHVRLGTYQDRVYGLPLSVETSVFAWNKDLYKKAGLDPEKAPASWDEITANAEKIRALGDDTYGFYFSGGGCGGCMIFTFTPLVWGAGADILSADSKTATLDTPQMRKAVDIYRNMVKKDLVPAGAASDTGANFLTFTNGKIGQQSLGAFAIGTLVTQHPDINFGVTLIPGVDGKPSSFAGGDNFVITKGTKRIDAVKEFLEYIYSMDGQKIMAKYGSLPTRGDIADKVLDGLDPRLQVGLKAISVAKTPYTLQFNDLINSANGPWASFTNAAIFGDDVGGAFSSAQSEMQSIIDSGQ